TGCTTTTGCTATAGGGGTAGTAATAACGCAACCTACAATCCGTTCAGATTTGTGTCGTTTTGCTGAAGCTTCGTCCTTGGATTTCGAGCCAAGTGATTTAGGCCCTTTAGTTGGAACAACCATCACATAGGCTTTGGAGAGTTTGAGGCTAGGATCCGGCAGCGGAGGCGCCGATAAAACTTTGTTTATAGTAGACAGCAGAGTCGTAACCTGTATTGATTATATCGTCAATGGCCCATGATTTCAGCACGCCAGAGGGTACGCCATACCTTCTGCCCTAATTTGCCCTTGGTAGTATCGCATCGTATTCTCAAAATCCTTCCAACGACGCCTTCAGCGAGTGCACAGTGTTCTTCAACCAATTCTACATCAGATATCCCTGCACCAAGTGGCTTCTCCAAGGAACGTTCATCTCGCGACCATTCCATACCCCGAGCGATCCGTAGACAATAAACCCTATGCAATTCTTCATCTGCATGCGCACCTCGAGTGTACGAAAGATCACAGGATTTGCATGTTATGAGAATGGATTTAGATGGCAAAAAATGTAGTTGCGTAAGTGTAGGGGCATTGGTGTTTCCGTTAGTCGAGGACTGCTTAAAAGTCAGGCGTTTCTGAGAATCGCTGCTGAGTTTCAGTCTC
The nucleotide sequence above comes from Rhizoctonia solani chromosome 3, complete sequence. Encoded proteins:
- a CDS encoding GNAT family acetyltransferase, whose protein sequence is MSSRQASTPKTYSSRSGACSDHKGISQSITNYEDSSTVEGSDLELSTGRKASVLSLKRKSTAANNLHSFFGASQPTKRLKLSSDSQKRLTFKQSSTNGNTNAPTLTQLHFLPSKSILITCKSCDLSYTRGAHADEELHRVYCLRIARGMEWSRDERSLEKPLGAGISDVELVEEHCALAEGVVGRILRIRCDTTKGKLGQKVTTLLSTINKVLSAPPLPDPSLKLSKAYVMVVPTKGPKSLGSKSKDEASAKRHKSERIVGCVITTPIAKAMRIVDNNELEISNAPKSNLVCVDIGNSGGNVYCDPSPVPATLGIPRLFVVPSHRRQGIARALLDAAAKTAIWGCSLNPNSGQIAFSQPTASGHAIMKSWGGPNMRIYEE